From the Comamonas antarctica genome, the window CGCGCGAAGCGCGCCTGCAAGGCATGGCCCAGCGCGCCGAAGGTCATCTGGGCCAGGGTCGGCATCGCGGCAACGACGATCTGCGAGGGGCCGTCGGCCGCCAGGTCCGCCGCCACCCGGCGCGTGTGCTGCAGCGCATCGACCACCTTGCGCGCCTCGATCAGCAGCAGCGCGCCGGCATCGGTGGGCACCATGCCGCGGCCGCTGCGGTGGAACAGCTTCACGCCGGCCTCGTCCTCGAGCCGGCCGATATGCCGGGTCAGCGTCGACGGCTCCATGCCCAGCGCCGAAGCCGCCCGGGAGATGCTGCCGCTTTCCGCCACGATATGAAAATATTCCAGCGCGCCAAGGTCCATGGCCGGAATATACCGGTGCCGCAGCGCCGGCCCGCGGATCAGCGGCCGCTCATGACGCGCTGGCTTGCGGCGCCGCCGCGGCGGCAATCGCTTCGGACGGCCAGGCCGCCGGCACGGGCACCGCGCAGGGCGCGTCGGTGTCCACCGTGCCGAACAGCGCGGGACTCACGATCTCCAGATACTCCATGTCCGGCGAGTAATCAAACAGATAGTGGCGGATGCCGGGACGCTGGTGCACGCAATCGCCGGCTTCCACCAGCGTCACCTGGTCTTCGTACATGAACTTCGCCCAGCCCTTGGTCATCAGCACGATCTGGAAATCCGCGACATG encodes:
- a CDS encoding cupin domain-containing protein, whose amino-acid sequence is MTLFSHVKEGETPWRSDGLRDFFLYRDLGVADATHGRVIAHLVKANKPPEQGTGWHRHVADFQIVLMTKGWAKFMYEDQVTLVEAGDCVHQRPGIRHYLFDYSPDMEYLEIVSPALFGTVDTDAPCAVPVPAAWPSEAIAAAAAPQASAS